In Armatimonadota bacterium, the following proteins share a genomic window:
- the hypA gene encoding putative hydrogenase nickel incorporation protein HypA: MHEFSIADAIVRATQEVVQANGGGKVERIHLRLGELRQVVPDALLFAFDILKQDTPLSEASLEWEMVPAQVRCKTCSTEYHPQDVFWECPSCQAIGAEVAAGEELEIVAITLLEGSNGD; the protein is encoded by the coding sequence ATGCATGAGTTTTCCATAGCCGACGCCATCGTGCGCGCCACGCAAGAGGTCGTTCAGGCAAACGGAGGGGGAAAGGTCGAGCGGATACATCTGCGCCTCGGCGAACTGCGGCAGGTGGTGCCCGACGCCCTTCTCTTCGCTTTCGACATCCTGAAGCAGGATACCCCCTTGTCAGAGGCTTCGCTGGAGTGGGAAATGGTTCCAGCACAGGTGCGGTGCAAAACCTGCAGCACCGAGTACCACCCACAGGATGTCTTTTGGGAATGCCCCTCTTGCCAGGCGATAGGTGCAGAGGTAGCGGCAGGCGAGGAGCTGGAGATAGTCGCCATTACGCTGCTGGAGGGTTCCAATGGAGATTAA
- a CDS encoding secretion protein HlyD: MRAHRRIRAVVLAFMVLAAGVVLWRWWGMRSTEPPNVVLASGTIEATEVDVSAKVSGRILKLLVDEGDTVRAGQVIAVLDGEEIQAQVVQARGAYEAARARLEELLRGAREEEIRQAQANLAQAQAAAEGARRTLETVQQMYAKATELKAQLVNAQTAYESAENAYRQAKAKLELVEAGARSEQIDQARAAVEQAKAQALNAQQDAERAQSLYATGAISKQQLDAAVARRDSAQAAVAAAEAKLAELLAGARREEREQARAAEAQAMAQLEGARRNLQVVKELYTDRLPTKQQLELARTQYRTALEQVAAARARLDLLLAGAREETIQAARAQVEQARGALKAAKAMTEYLTIKAPVSGRVILKIAEQGEMVTPGMPIVRIADLDTVWLKVYVPEPNMRVRLGDRAEVVVDAYPNKRFEGRVTEIADKPEFTPKNVQTKEERVKLVFGVKITLSNPHGELKPGMPADACIFLSEASP, encoded by the coding sequence ATGAGGGCACATCGGCGGATACGTGCTGTTGTACTGGCGTTCATGGTGCTGGCAGCTGGCGTGGTCTTATGGCGCTGGTGGGGAATGCGTTCGACGGAGCCGCCAAACGTCGTGCTCGCCAGCGGTACGATTGAAGCCACTGAGGTAGATGTAAGCGCGAAGGTTTCGGGCAGAATCCTCAAACTGCTAGTAGACGAAGGAGACACGGTACGGGCAGGACAGGTTATCGCCGTGCTGGACGGCGAGGAGATTCAGGCGCAGGTGGTGCAGGCGCGTGGGGCGTATGAGGCGGCGCGGGCACGGCTAGAGGAGCTGTTGCGTGGAGCGCGTGAGGAAGAGATACGTCAGGCACAGGCGAACCTCGCACAGGCGCAAGCGGCGGCAGAAGGGGCACGCCGTACGCTGGAAACGGTTCAGCAGATGTATGCCAAGGCAACGGAGCTGAAGGCGCAGCTGGTCAACGCGCAAACCGCTTACGAGTCCGCCGAAAACGCCTACCGACAGGCGAAGGCGAAGCTGGAACTGGTGGAGGCGGGAGCGCGCTCCGAGCAGATAGACCAGGCACGTGCAGCGGTGGAGCAGGCAAAAGCGCAGGCACTGAACGCTCAGCAAGACGCCGAGCGCGCGCAGAGCCTGTATGCCACCGGAGCCATTTCTAAACAGCAACTGGACGCAGCCGTCGCCCGACGCGACAGTGCACAGGCAGCTGTTGCCGCTGCGGAGGCGAAGCTGGCGGAGCTGCTCGCGGGGGCGCGGAGAGAGGAGCGCGAACAGGCACGCGCGGCGGAGGCGCAGGCAATGGCGCAGCTGGAAGGCGCAAGACGCAACCTGCAGGTGGTCAAGGAGCTGTATACCGACCGCCTGCCCACGAAACAGCAACTGGAGCTCGCGCGCACCCAGTACCGTACCGCGCTCGAACAGGTTGCCGCGGCGAGGGCGCGTCTGGACCTGTTGCTGGCGGGTGCACGGGAAGAGACCATTCAGGCAGCGCGAGCACAGGTGGAACAGGCACGTGGCGCGCTGAAAGCAGCGAAGGCGATGACTGAATATCTAACCATTAAGGCACCCGTGTCCGGCAGAGTGATTCTGAAAATCGCTGAGCAAGGTGAGATGGTCACGCCGGGCATGCCCATTGTGCGCATCGCCGATCTAGATACCGTCTGGCTGAAGGTGTATGTGCCCGAGCCGAACATGCGCGTCCGGCTGGGCGACAGGGCAGAGGTTGTTGTGGATGCTTACCCCAACAAACGCTTTGAAGGCAGGGTCACCGAAATCGCGGACAAGCCCGAGTTCACTCCCAAAAACGTGCAAACGAAAGAGGAACGGGTGAAGCTGGTGTTCGGAGTGAAAATCACGCTGTCGAACCCGCACGGAGAGCTCAAGCCGGGTATGCCAGCGGATGCCTGTATCTTCCTGTCCGAGGCGTCGCCATGA
- the ybhF-C gene encoding ABC transporter ATP-binding protein, which translates to MSEWAVEVHGLTKRFGSFTAVDGISFAVKRGEIFGFLGPNGAGKSTTIRMLCGILSPTSGTGTVAGLDIRAQSEQIKARIGYMSQKFSLYEDLTVSENIEFYAGVYGVPAERLAERKQWVLRVAGLEGREHSLTGELAMGWKQRLALGCAVVHEPEILFLDEPTSGVDPISRRQFWDLIDVLAGEGVTVFVTTHYMDEAEHCDRICLIYRGRIVAMGTPAELKTHYSSGTLIEVEVEPQMPALERLLTDPAVYDAAVFGRRLHVVLPTDVDATEYVKQRLEERGFRVIYLEPVVPSLEDVFVSLVEQTDRELGEGGA; encoded by the coding sequence ATGAGCGAATGGGCGGTGGAGGTTCATGGGCTGACCAAACGCTTCGGCAGCTTTACGGCGGTGGATGGCATCAGCTTCGCGGTAAAGCGCGGCGAGATTTTCGGCTTTCTGGGACCCAACGGCGCGGGGAAGTCCACCACCATCCGGATGCTGTGCGGCATCCTCTCGCCGACCTCCGGCACAGGAACTGTTGCTGGACTGGATATCCGCGCGCAGTCCGAGCAGATTAAGGCACGCATCGGTTACATGTCCCAGAAGTTCTCGCTGTATGAAGACCTGACCGTTTCGGAAAACATCGAGTTCTACGCGGGCGTTTACGGGGTGCCCGCTGAACGGCTGGCGGAGCGGAAGCAGTGGGTGTTGCGGGTGGCTGGCTTGGAGGGGCGTGAGCACAGCCTGACCGGCGAGCTGGCGATGGGATGGAAGCAAAGGCTGGCTTTGGGGTGCGCCGTTGTGCATGAGCCGGAGATACTCTTTCTGGACGAACCCACCTCGGGAGTAGACCCCATCTCGCGACGACAGTTCTGGGACCTGATTGACGTGCTGGCGGGGGAAGGTGTGACCGTGTTTGTCACCACGCACTACATGGACGAAGCAGAGCATTGCGACCGGATTTGCCTCATCTACCGGGGCAGAATCGTGGCGATGGGCACTCCCGCCGAATTGAAAACACACTACTCGTCAGGAACGCTGATTGAGGTGGAGGTGGAACCGCAGATGCCCGCACTGGAGCGCCTGCTGACCGACCCTGCGGTGTACGATGCGGCGGTGTTCGGCAGGCGCCTGCATGTGGTATTGCCGACAGATGTAGATGCTACAGAGTACGTCAAACAGCGCCTGGAAGAGCGAGGCTTTCGTGTAATCTACCTGGAGCCGGTGGTGCCCTCTCTGGAAGATGTGTTTGTTTCGCTGGTAGAGCAGACCGACAGAGAACTGGGGGAGGGTGGCGCGTAG
- the ybhR gene encoding transport permease protein, giving the protein MSWQRIRHLIRKEFIQLRRDPRMLRLVIVAPIVQLIIFGYAVTTDIKHIPTAVIDADRSRESRDLVARFSNTGYFEVVVVLERPQDLAPLMDNGRVQAGVHIPHGFAKSLARGESVPLQIIVDGTDSTTASMVLGYASGVLRRYAEEIMGERLQRLRVKLVRLPVIEERTRVWFNPELKSVNYMVPGVLCTILLIVTMVLTSMAIVREREIGTLEQIIVTPVRATELMAGKTIPFVLIGFVDMVLILLVATLWFRVPLKGSLLLLFALAVVFLLTTLGAGLFISTVSHTQQQAMMTAFFIMLPSILLSGFMFPIENMPRVIQWVTYLIPLRYFLNIVRGIFLKGVGLEVLWGDVLALLVTGLILFSLASLRFTKRMG; this is encoded by the coding sequence ATGTCGTGGCAGCGGATTCGGCATCTGATACGCAAGGAGTTCATCCAGTTACGGCGCGACCCAAGGATGCTGCGGCTGGTTATCGTTGCGCCCATTGTCCAGCTCATTATCTTCGGTTATGCGGTCACTACCGACATCAAGCATATCCCGACCGCCGTGATCGACGCCGACCGAAGCCGCGAGAGCAGGGATCTGGTTGCCCGCTTCAGCAACACTGGCTATTTCGAGGTGGTTGTCGTACTGGAGCGTCCTCAAGATCTTGCGCCCCTCATGGATAACGGCAGAGTGCAGGCGGGCGTGCATATCCCTCACGGCTTTGCGAAGAGTCTGGCACGCGGCGAGAGCGTACCACTGCAGATTATCGTGGACGGCACCGATTCGACAACGGCGAGTATGGTGCTGGGCTATGCTTCTGGTGTGTTGAGGCGGTATGCGGAAGAAATCATGGGTGAGAGGTTGCAACGGCTCAGGGTGAAGCTGGTACGCCTGCCCGTGATAGAGGAGCGCACACGCGTGTGGTTCAATCCCGAACTCAAAAGCGTGAACTACATGGTGCCAGGTGTGCTGTGCACCATTCTGCTCATCGTGACGATGGTATTAACCTCTATGGCTATCGTACGGGAGCGCGAGATCGGCACGCTGGAGCAGATTATCGTTACCCCTGTTCGGGCGACGGAACTGATGGCAGGTAAGACTATTCCCTTTGTCCTGATTGGGTTCGTGGATATGGTGTTGATTCTGCTGGTAGCCACGCTCTGGTTCCGTGTCCCATTGAAGGGAAGCCTGTTGCTCCTCTTCGCGCTGGCGGTCGTCTTCCTGCTCACCACGCTGGGCGCAGGGCTGTTTATCTCCACCGTGTCGCATACGCAACAGCAGGCGATGATGACCGCTTTCTTTATCATGTTGCCATCCATTCTGCTGTCGGGCTTCATGTTTCCTATTGAGAACATGCCTCGAGTTATCCAGTGGGTAACGTATCTCATCCCCCTGCGCTATTTCCTGAACATCGTTCGCGGTATCTTCCTGAAGGGGGTTGGACTGGAAGTGCTGTGGGGCGACGTGCTGGCGCTGCTGGTGACTGGGCTGATACTTTTCAGCCTGGCGAGCTTACGCTTTACAAAGAGGATGGGATAG
- a CDS encoding transport permease protein, protein MWRRMRAVMRKEFIHIFRDIRTLAVVIVLPVLMLILYGYAINLDVRHLRTAVLDENKTPASREFIRSLQHNEYFDVVQYLDRPAQVDTLFARGGAKLVFVIPRGFGRDVASGRSPQVQALIDGSDSTTATIAQSYVSGFIQALSVEYARRHASRAGLPAERLSVPIDFQPRVWYNPEMKSTYFIVPGLIAVILMQISALLTSLTIVRERERGTIEQLVVSPIMPHELMIGKIVPYVLIAFADVLLVLASGRLLFGVPLRGSVVLLLVHSAVFLFASMGIGLLISVVARTQLVAFIAAMLGTMLPSVLLSGFMFPISAMPQALQYLTYLIPARYFIVILRGIFLKGVGPEVLWKPALSLIVFGLVAIAVSTRRFRKRL, encoded by the coding sequence ATGTGGAGGCGAATGCGCGCAGTCATGCGCAAAGAGTTTATTCACATCTTCCGCGACATACGCACGCTGGCGGTGGTGATTGTGCTGCCTGTGTTGATGCTCATACTTTATGGTTATGCCATCAATCTGGACGTGCGTCATCTGCGCACAGCGGTTCTGGATGAGAACAAAACCCCCGCCTCGCGCGAGTTCATCCGTTCCCTTCAGCATAACGAGTACTTCGACGTCGTGCAGTATCTGGATAGACCAGCGCAGGTGGACACGCTGTTCGCGCGCGGCGGGGCGAAACTGGTGTTCGTGATTCCGCGAGGGTTCGGGCGGGACGTGGCGAGCGGACGGTCGCCGCAGGTGCAGGCACTGATTGACGGCTCCGATTCCACTACAGCCACGATTGCCCAGAGCTATGTATCCGGGTTCATCCAGGCGTTATCCGTCGAGTACGCACGGCGGCATGCGTCTCGCGCGGGGTTACCTGCGGAGCGGCTGTCCGTGCCCATCGATTTCCAGCCTCGCGTGTGGTACAACCCGGAGATGAAAAGTACCTACTTCATCGTTCCGGGGCTCATCGCGGTTATCCTAATGCAGATTTCGGCACTGCTGACCTCGCTAACCATCGTGCGCGAGCGCGAACGCGGGACGATAGAGCAGCTGGTGGTCTCACCCATCATGCCTCATGAGCTGATGATTGGCAAAATCGTGCCGTATGTGCTCATCGCTTTCGCGGACGTGTTGCTGGTGCTGGCGTCGGGACGGTTGCTGTTCGGCGTGCCGCTGAGGGGCAGTGTGGTGCTGCTTCTGGTGCATTCGGCAGTCTTTCTGTTCGCCTCGATGGGTATCGGCTTGCTGATTTCGGTGGTAGCGCGTACGCAACTAGTGGCATTTATCGCCGCGATGCTGGGCACGATGCTGCCATCGGTGTTGCTTTCCGGTTTCATGTTCCCTATCAGCGCGATGCCGCAGGCTCTGCAGTATCTAACCTATCTGATACCGGCGCGTTATTTCATCGTGATTCTGCGCGGGATTTTCCTCAAGGGAGTGGGGCCCGAGGTGCTCTGGAAGCCCGCGCTCTCGCTGATTGTCTTTGGTCTGGTTGCTATCGCTGTAAGCACCCGTCGATTCCGCAAGAGGCTGTGA
- the hypB gene encoding hydrogenase accessory protein HypB gives MEIKVVKRIMEANEQHAETVRQRLREAGVVALNLISAPGSGKTSLIESAIRELKGRVRIGVIEGDPDTTRDAERIARLDVPVVQINTEGGCHLEATMVLRALEEIHIDGLQLLFIENVGNLVCPVVFDLGETYRVAVVSAAEGHDKPAKYPALFRTAQVTVLNKVDLIPYLDFDEEQFTSDVRRLNPEIPILRVSCRTGEGVREWVEWLLGRL, from the coding sequence ATGGAGATTAAAGTGGTCAAGCGCATCATGGAAGCGAACGAACAGCACGCGGAGACAGTGCGTCAGCGCCTGCGCGAGGCAGGAGTGGTTGCGCTCAACCTCATCAGCGCACCCGGCTCGGGCAAAACCTCTCTGATTGAATCTGCCATTCGCGAACTGAAGGGCAGAGTGCGCATTGGTGTCATCGAAGGCGACCCCGATACCACCCGCGACGCCGAGCGCATCGCCCGGCTGGACGTGCCCGTGGTACAGATTAATACCGAAGGCGGATGCCATCTGGAAGCCACCATGGTACTGCGCGCGCTGGAGGAGATCCACATAGACGGTCTACAGCTGCTTTTCATCGAGAACGTAGGCAATCTGGTATGCCCTGTCGTGTTCGACCTGGGCGAGACCTATCGCGTGGCGGTAGTGAGTGCGGCAGAAGGGCATGATAAACCCGCCAAGTACCCTGCCCTCTTCCGCACCGCGCAGGTCACCGTGTTGAACAAGGTAGACCTGATACCCTATCTGGATTTCGATGAGGAGCAGTTTACCTCAGACGTGCGGCGGCTCAACCCGGAGATTCCCATTCTGCGCGTCTCCTGTCGCACCGGTGAGGGAGTGCGCGAGTGGGTGGAGTGGTTATTGGGCAGGCTCTAA
- a CDS encoding peptidase M52 — MLPDLYHRGSFPLPSEIDDAMKRRGTLLIGIGNPYRQDDGAGIAAVRRLRYLLPETIQCLECTGDLTTLLDAWQGYERVILIDAMHSGRAAGEVVHFEVSRQPLPANTRFSSTHAMGLNEMLALAHALNQVPPELVIYGIEGQHFGEGEGLSPEVAKAVEDVVRYILEDLTKGEGDA, encoded by the coding sequence ATGCTCCCTGACCTCTACCATAGAGGGAGCTTCCCCCTCCCCTCCGAAATAGACGATGCGATGAAAAGGCGCGGCACGTTACTCATTGGCATAGGAAATCCGTATCGCCAGGATGACGGCGCGGGCATTGCAGCCGTACGCCGCCTTCGCTACCTGCTCCCCGAAACGATACAGTGTCTGGAATGCACGGGTGATCTCACCACCCTGCTGGATGCGTGGCAGGGGTACGAGCGGGTCATCCTGATAGACGCGATGCATTCGGGGCGCGCGGCGGGCGAGGTGGTGCACTTTGAGGTTTCGCGACAGCCCCTTCCCGCAAACACCCGCTTCTCGTCCACGCACGCGATGGGCTTGAACGAAATGCTGGCTCTGGCACACGCGCTGAATCAAGTGCCCCCTGAACTGGTCATCTACGGCATCGAAGGGCAACACTTTGGCGAGGGCGAAGGGTTGTCGCCAGAAGTCGCAAAAGCGGTAGAGGATGTGGTACGCTATATCCTGGAAGATCTCACGAAAGGCGAAGGAGATGCATGA
- a CDS encoding AcrR family transcriptional regulator: MQPPSPRQRRRRKTADARAAILQAATQLFAQHGYDATTTRVIAKEAGVAEGTIYVYFPSKRHILLSLIQQASVPVVTSRLASAEGQSDEEILRTLFTERIEFGRQYAPLLKTLLSEAMHDAELAQQLIQEVIQPLSALLKEHIARRIERGDFREVPVDIAVRALVGAFWFTIVYDHLLACDPTTKAEVLGSYTPEEYARWFVNLLLGGITR, from the coding sequence GTGCAACCACCTTCACCCAGACAGAGGAGGCGCAGGAAAACTGCCGACGCCAGGGCAGCCATTCTGCAGGCGGCGACGCAGCTGTTTGCCCAGCATGGTTACGATGCCACCACCACCCGCGTGATTGCGAAGGAGGCGGGCGTTGCGGAGGGAACCATCTACGTATACTTCCCTTCCAAGCGCCATATCCTGCTCTCGCTGATTCAGCAGGCAAGCGTTCCCGTTGTGACCAGCCGATTGGCATCTGCCGAAGGGCAGAGTGATGAGGAGATTTTGCGCACTCTCTTCACGGAGCGGATAGAGTTCGGCAGGCAGTACGCTCCTTTGCTCAAGACGCTCCTTTCGGAGGCGATGCATGACGCGGAACTGGCTCAACAGCTGATTCAAGAGGTCATCCAACCCTTGTCTGCACTGCTCAAGGAGCATATTGCGAGAAGGATAGAGAGGGGCGACTTTCGAGAAGTGCCCGTCGACATCGCGGTGCGTGCACTGGTGGGCGCGTTCTGGTTTACCATCGTGTACGACCACTTGCTGGCATGCGACCCGACAACGAAAGCAGAGGTACTGGGTTCCTATACTCCTGAGGAGTACGCACGGTGGTTTGTGAATCTGCTGCTTGGAGGCATTACCCGATGA
- the ybhF-N gene encoding ABC transporter ATP-binding protein, which yields MSEWAVEARGLRKTFGHIVAVDTVHLQVRPGEVFGIVGPDGAGKTTTFRMLVGAIEADAGEAFVAGFNVRTHPEEVKRRIGYMSQRFSLYGDLTVQENLDFFADIYQVPKEERIVRQKELLEFSRLAPFTKRLAQNLSGGMKQKLALACTLIHTPEILFLDEPTTGVDPVSRRDFWRILYTLVGRGMTLVVSTPYMDEAERCNRIALMHRGRIIECDSPDHLRSRMSGNLWEVICHPQRQARQILTQLPEVKGVQVFGERLHVWLEDTSSHSLQQILTQSGIHVEHIRQIVPGLEDVFVSIIERQRQEAR from the coding sequence ATGAGCGAGTGGGCGGTGGAGGCAAGGGGGCTTCGCAAGACTTTCGGGCATATCGTCGCAGTAGACACAGTGCATTTGCAGGTGCGTCCGGGAGAGGTTTTTGGCATCGTCGGCCCCGACGGTGCAGGCAAAACGACCACGTTCCGTATGCTGGTAGGAGCCATCGAGGCGGACGCTGGAGAAGCCTTCGTCGCCGGGTTTAACGTGCGCACGCACCCCGAAGAGGTCAAACGACGCATCGGCTACATGTCACAACGGTTCAGCCTGTATGGTGACCTGACGGTACAGGAGAACCTGGACTTCTTCGCCGATATCTATCAGGTGCCCAAAGAGGAGCGCATAGTCCGACAGAAGGAACTGCTGGAGTTCAGCCGCCTGGCTCCCTTTACGAAGCGACTGGCTCAGAACCTGTCGGGCGGAATGAAACAGAAGCTTGCGCTGGCTTGCACGCTGATCCACACCCCAGAAATCCTCTTTCTCGATGAACCCACAACAGGAGTGGACCCTGTATCGCGCCGCGATTTCTGGAGGATACTCTACACGCTGGTGGGCAGGGGCATGACGCTAGTGGTGAGTACACCCTACATGGATGAAGCTGAGCGGTGCAACCGCATCGCCTTGATGCATCGCGGGCGCATCATCGAGTGCGACAGCCCTGATCACTTGCGCAGCCGGATGAGCGGCAATCTGTGGGAGGTCATCTGCCACCCGCAACGGCAAGCGAGACAGATTCTGACGCAACTGCCTGAGGTAAAGGGCGTGCAGGTATTTGGAGAACGTCTGCACGTCTGGCTGGAGGATACAAGCAGTCATTCCTTGCAGCAGATTCTGACGCAATCCGGCATCCATGTGGAGCACATCCGCCAGATTGTGCCCGGGCTGGAGGATGTGTTTGTATCCATCATCGAGAGGCAGAGGCAGGAAGCGCGATGA
- the hypF gene encoding carbamoyltransferase, translating to MLPLRKDRTRIRLVIRGAVQGVGFRPFIYRLATEIGLKGWVVNSAQGVFIEVEGEQQTLQQFVRRVETEKPPRAFIQSLEQSVLDPVGYTTFEIRHSEEGGEKSALILPDIATCPDCLRELFDPNDRRYLYPFTNCTNCGPRYSIIEALPYDRPNTTMKAFTMCPKCREEYENPLDRRFHAQPNACPECGPHLELWDEKGVLLAMHHEALLRAVEAIGEGCIVAVKGLGGFHLIVDARNDAAVRRLRERKRREEKPFALMYPSLETVKAHCEVNEVEERVLCSPESPIVLLRRKDGAVAPSVAPNNPYLGVMLPYTPLHHLLTRELGFPIVATSGNLSDEPICTDEHEALHRLAGVADLFLVHNRPIARHVDDSVVRVLLGRELVLRRARGYAPLPVLVKKPLPPLLAVGAHLKNTVALSVDRQVFISQHIGDLETPQALEAFRRVIADVKELWEHQPQAVVCDMHPDYLSTQAAHGMGLPVIEVQHHVAHILSCMAENELEPPVLGVSWDGTGYGTDGTIWGGEFLILRELGWERFAHLRPFRLPGGDRAIKEPRRSALGVLYELLGDGALHLLEEMFTEGERRLLGQMLRQGVNVPITSSAGRLFDAVASLAGLRQVVNFEGQAAMELEFLTHGVHTDENYPFSLSEGGSPRVLDWSPMIQAMLQDVRHRVSPSLIAARFHNTLVEMMVAVARATGIQRVALSGGCFQNAYLTERAVRRLSEEGFRPYWHQRVPPNDGGIALGQMIGAARGEGVRELLRSWL from the coding sequence ATGTTACCTTTGCGGAAAGATCGCACACGCATCCGTCTGGTCATTCGCGGCGCGGTACAGGGTGTCGGTTTTCGCCCCTTCATCTACCGCCTGGCAACCGAGATCGGCTTGAAGGGCTGGGTGGTCAACTCCGCGCAGGGCGTGTTCATCGAGGTGGAGGGTGAACAGCAAACCCTCCAGCAGTTCGTACGGCGCGTGGAGACGGAGAAACCTCCCAGAGCCTTCATCCAGAGTCTCGAACAGTCGGTGTTAGACCCTGTGGGCTACACTACCTTTGAAATCCGCCACAGCGAGGAAGGAGGCGAAAAGAGCGCGCTGATTCTACCCGATATTGCCACCTGTCCCGACTGCCTGCGCGAACTGTTTGACCCCAACGACCGCCGATACCTCTATCCCTTCACCAACTGCACCAACTGCGGTCCGCGCTATAGCATCATCGAGGCACTGCCATACGACCGCCCGAACACGACTATGAAGGCGTTTACCATGTGCCCGAAATGCCGCGAGGAGTACGAAAACCCGTTAGACCGTCGGTTCCACGCTCAGCCCAACGCCTGCCCGGAGTGCGGACCGCATCTGGAGCTGTGGGATGAGAAAGGTGTGCTTCTTGCCATGCATCACGAAGCGTTGCTTCGGGCAGTAGAGGCAATTGGCGAGGGATGCATTGTGGCGGTCAAGGGGCTGGGAGGCTTTCACCTGATAGTGGACGCACGCAACGACGCCGCCGTACGCCGCCTGCGCGAGCGCAAACGTCGCGAGGAGAAGCCTTTCGCGCTAATGTACCCCTCGCTGGAGACAGTGAAAGCGCACTGCGAGGTGAACGAGGTAGAAGAACGCGTGCTATGCTCGCCCGAATCGCCCATTGTGCTGCTGCGCAGAAAGGACGGGGCGGTCGCCCCCTCCGTCGCGCCGAATAACCCATATCTGGGTGTGATGTTGCCCTACACTCCCCTGCACCACCTGTTGACGCGCGAGCTGGGCTTCCCCATTGTCGCCACCAGCGGCAACCTTTCCGATGAGCCTATCTGCACAGACGAGCATGAGGCGCTACACCGTCTGGCTGGCGTTGCCGACCTGTTCCTCGTGCATAACCGTCCCATCGCGCGCCATGTGGACGATTCGGTGGTGCGTGTGTTGCTGGGACGTGAGTTGGTGCTGAGGCGGGCACGAGGTTACGCTCCCCTGCCCGTCCTCGTGAAGAAGCCTCTTCCCCCTCTGCTGGCGGTAGGAGCACACCTCAAGAACACCGTCGCGCTGAGCGTAGACAGGCAAGTGTTCATCAGCCAGCACATCGGCGACCTGGAGACGCCGCAGGCACTGGAGGCGTTCCGTCGCGTGATTGCGGATGTGAAGGAGCTCTGGGAACACCAGCCGCAGGCGGTGGTATGCGATATGCATCCCGATTACCTCTCCACGCAGGCGGCACACGGGATGGGGTTGCCGGTGATTGAGGTGCAACATCACGTAGCGCACATCCTGTCGTGCATGGCGGAGAACGAGCTGGAACCGCCTGTGTTAGGCGTCTCGTGGGACGGCACGGGCTACGGCACGGACGGCACGATATGGGGTGGCGAGTTCCTAATACTCCGCGAGCTGGGCTGGGAGAGGTTCGCCCACTTGCGTCCCTTCCGTCTGCCGGGGGGAGACCGTGCCATCAAGGAACCTCGCCGTTCCGCACTGGGCGTGCTGTATGAGCTGTTGGGCGACGGTGCTCTGCACCTGCTGGAAGAGATGTTCACCGAAGGCGAGCGGCGCCTGCTCGGGCAAATGCTTCGGCAAGGGGTCAATGTACCCATCACCTCCAGTGCAGGCAGGCTCTTCGATGCGGTGGCTTCGCTGGCAGGGCTGCGACAGGTGGTGAACTTCGAGGGACAGGCAGCGATGGAGCTGGAGTTCCTCACCCACGGCGTGCATACCGACGAAAACTATCCCTTCTCCCTCTCCGAAGGCGGTTCGCCGCGCGTGCTGGACTGGTCGCCGATGATACAGGCGATGCTGCAGGATGTACGTCACCGCGTCTCCCCTTCTCTCATTGCCGCACGCTTTCACAACACGCTGGTGGAGATGATGGTTGCCGTGGCGCGAGCAACTGGCATCCAACGGGTAGCACTGAGCGGCGGCTGCTTCCAAAACGCCTACCTGACCGAGCGGGCGGTGCGCCGGCTCAGTGAGGAAGGTTTCCGTCCCTACTGGCACCAGCGTGTGCCTCCTAATGATGGGGGGATTGCCTTGGGACAAATGATAGGTGCGGCAAGAGGTGAGGGTGTTCGAGAATTGTTGAGAAGTTGGTTGTAG